The DNA segment TTCTGgaagcggcgaagaagaagaagaaccggAGAGCGGTGACGCGGACGTGCCTGCCCAACGCAAATTCCGTCGGTCCTCCCTACGCCCGTTCCACCGCACACCGTAACGGGAGCCCCGTATTATTCCTCGCCGATTCGTGCGGTGATTTGGACCCGGTGCACGGTGGGAGCGTGGTGCGGCGCCACACGACTCCCTTTGGGGAGGAAGCTTCTTATTTGGACCGGACGGGGGCCTGACCCACGCAGACGTAAACGCCAGGAGGGCCAACCCGCCGCTGGCTCGCTTTATATCCCGCGTGAGCTCCACACCGAGCGAAGCGGAGGtccggaggaggaagcggcgagAGAAGCTCAGCTAGGCAGGGCGACGGGCAGAAACGCGACCACGGCAACAaaccccgccgcgcgcgcccactGTGCCGGTTACATGGGAgtagaggcgggcggcggctgcggtgggaGGGCGGTAGTCACCGGATTCTACGTCTGGGGCTGGGAGTTCCTCACCGCCCTCCTGCTCTTCTCGGCCACCACCTCCTACTAGCTATACACACCCATCTCACCATAACACACAtacatagatagatagatacatacatacatacacacaaaCATAAGTAGCTAGGTAGAGAAAGAGATCATAGCGTtaggtgatcgatcgatggctgctgctgaggcggcggcggcggtggggaagcagcagcagaagggcggcgggggaaggggaggaggcggcggtgggccgGCGCCGTTCCTGACGAAGACGCACCAGATGGTGGAGGAGAGCGCGACGGATGAGGTGATCTCGTGGGGAAAGGAGGGGCGGTCGTTCGTGGTGTGGAAGCCGGTGGAGTTCGCCCGCGACCTCCTCCCGCTCCACTTCAAGCACTGCAACTTCTCCTCCTTCGTCCGCCAGCTCAACACCTACGTACGTACACATTACACACACTCGATCTCTTGCTCCATCTCGATACTCGATCTCCTAACTTTGTTGATTTGATCATCATATCATCATCCTGCACTGCATGCGTACGTCGAATAATTCCTGTATCTGCGTTCTGTATTCAACTGCAGGACGCCTTGAACGGCGTCCTTTTGGGTTAGATGACGATGTACTTGCAGGGTTGACGTTTCTTGTCTGTGGGCGAGCTTTCGCTGTCGTGGCCGAGCTGTGTTCATTACGTTTCCATAGTTGTCTACACGTATGTACGCTGGTGTTTTCTGACTTATATATAAGGGAAATTTGGAactatgccattataattttacaaaatttgagatatgccatcggtatctcaatgacatgtgggtcaagatggcatatctcaaattttgtaaaattataatggcatggttccaattttccctataTATAACTCGCCTTACCATGTTGCCGTTTATAGCATTTGGCTATCTTTTTAGTTCTTCTTGGCGAAATCATATCCTACTCTAGCTTGCTTGTGATATCGGTTTTGTTAGGGAAACAAGTAACATGTGGTTACTGAATACTCCATTTGAGGCTTTAAGCTCACCAAAAGCTTGAGCCTACAAGGATACGGAGTAAAGGCTAGCTCGTCAATTTGTTGGTTCATCTATCCCGTTCTAGAATCTAGCAGAAACTGAAATAGCCAAATGTGTATGCATGACCACCTGTTGCTAGCTGCACATGTTTCTTTGGTCATTGTGGGGCCATGGAGTTAGCTTGTTAAGCAGTTCAGAACTTTCCATTTGTGCCGTTCGGTCATATATGCCCCTCAACAAAATTAATTAGCTAGTGAATAATTAGTTGAATGAAACATCTGGAGCTAGCCAACCAATTAAGCTAGCTGAGCTAATTTGTTAGGCAAATTAATCTTGATTCGCTTCTGGACTGccggaagaggaagaagaagctagctaggcagACTCCAATCGGTCTGTACACTGTAGTCGACCTAAAGCGTAGAAAAGGAGGTTTCTTGTCGTGTTACACGATCATAAACTGAATATCTGAACTGACCTTTGAGGCAAAAATGGACAACAGGGTTAGATACGTGTGTCAGGGAGTGTGCGCCATTCGGAAGTCAATTGATCTCTCCACTTCGTTTTAGTTTTCCACGCAAAGCATGCTTATCGGTTTTAAACGACGGATTCAACCTGCCTTAAGAAAGATAATTGGGGGCAGAAAGAGACAATAGAATGATAGAAACGATTGAAAAGAGAGATGCACCTACTGCTAGCTGACGTGttcatcatctttttttttccatttctccCTTTTGACAAAAACCTCACGTCTGTTGTGTAGTCAATTCGTCAGAAGTTAATTCCACTTTACTGATGATCTTGCATCAGAAAACAAGAAGATCACATAGCTATAAACCACAACTCTGAAATTATAAATAGCAGGTGGAACCACAAATCTGAAACGGCAGAggtcatcttcttccattgaaaaaaaaaaggaaaaaaaaaaaagatgaagtgCGATGAAGACAACCATGTACGTAAGCAAGTGTACTCCATTGCTGAATGCTTCAAAGAGGAAACTCTAGCATCATGCATCTGAGCATCTCGAAGATGACCATTTCCAATTACTATTAGCTAGCTCGTTGTGAAAGGGCATATagtctagtggttgcagtgacctaaaTAGCACCCTAAGGTAttgagttcaaatctctataggagtgaattttagattgggttatttgagggctagcACCCCAAAGTTCTGATTTCAAATCTCGATAGTAgcaaatttcagattgggttatttgagggctagcACCTCAAggttctgagttcaaatctctatagaagcgaatttcagattagaTTAGTTGATGACTAAGTTTCCATATTtaataggctaagttcctaattaaaaatatatttgataggctaagttcctaattaaAAAGAGGTTGTATATATTCGGTTGAATATAGAGGGCTGGTAAAAAAATGCCTCGTCTACTAGAAGGGTGTTCATATCTGAACTGGCAAAAGGAAAGGACACGTCGCGACTAGCAAATTGCGACGGGAGCAAAGTAGCAAACAGTTCCATGAAAGCAAAGTTAATTAGGTAACTGATATATAGTAGCTTGCAGATCAGGCATAATTCAGGCCGGCCGTCGATTGACACGCCAAGTGTACTAGTGGCGACAAAGCATGATTTCTGGTGCATCTCTATGATTATATACGGGACAGGAATCTCGGTGGAAATTTCTGGGATGGATTGACTTTTCCGGGCTCTTCGTCTATGATCGTCTAGAAATGTTGGCACTTGTTGTACCGTACTCAACCTGCACATGCAAAGCATCCAGCGCACCTAATCTTTGTTTGCCTTTACTCGTGTTCGTGCTTAATTTGTGGGGTAGAAAGTTTCTTCAGCGAACATGTCGTGTGTGGTTTCTCCTGTGCCTGATCACAACATCACAGGATCTTGGACCTTTGGTGCATGCATACTGACATGCATGTTCATCAGTACTATAGTTATAGTTGTCAAAGCGTCACGCTAATAACAACAAGCTATTTAtatcttcaaaagaaaaaaaaaaacaagatcagCTATCTAGCTCAGTTCTCAGTACTGGTTCTTCAATTGCTGCAACTGGAGTAGATGAGAATACTCCAAAGTGTGAACGTCTAATAGTATTGATTAGCAGCGACGTCTGACAGAGATGTATATCAAGTATCCTGACGTCTGGTATATTGAATTCAATGGAACAGTTGAGTTACTCTTTCCGTTGTGATTGATTCTGCACATCTTGTGGTGTTGTTCGAATTTGACTTCTAGTAGAAATTTGATCTTAGGATCTGTCAGTGAGACAGTGATATAtccatcatgttttttttagatgACATCCTTCATGTTTTAGCACCCAACATTCATGATATTTGCTTCCCTTTGATATACTGTTCTTCAAGCGTTAATCCttgaatatactccctccgtttcatattataaatcgtttaacttttttctaatcaaactttattaagtttgacctagtttatagaaaaatttgaTAGTATTATcagcacaaaacaaatatattatcaaaatatattcaagatttaatgagtattaagatggttttttttttccgatcaaacatttaatttagtTTAGTAAGTTAGATGCATGGAAACTACAAATATAACTAattggaaaaaacaaaaatataaaataagtctaacgtttttggatggagagagtagataATATAAATGCTGCAGAATGACTGCAGAGAGTGGAAGTTGTCACCTATGGCCTCGTTTAGACGGGCCTTAAATCTGTCCATCTACGTATATGGCCGAGTGTTTGAACTAAACTagttgggtggcccgcgcaattacgcggctagtatccatacaaaattatcttcttttatatatgattttacttaaaatttgttaaataactatctcgttgtcttaggAATTTAAAAGACCGAACCTTAAAATCTCCATGTTTCTAATTTtgtagttttaaaaagtcacaCCACTCACTACCTCTTACCTCTTTTTCACCCCCTTTATTTGTTTGCTTAATCTACTACAGCTTCTATTTATCCTCCTTGGAACTTTAAAATTGAACCTTATAAATTTTACAGTTAATTAAATCGttggttttcattttttaatttttagaagtctcgtcaaatgCCGCTACtttactcctctacggcccgtccaccacttcctctctttattgttattgagattttaacaatcgaacataattatcgccAGTGTTCATTTttaactttctagaagtcccgccaaaccgtcagcagcattgccattatactcctgtACGGCCCGTCCTATGCCTTTCCTTTTAATTATcgttgagattttaaaaattgaacgtGATTATCAttatggtttattttttactttctagaagtcccgccgaTCACTCTGATTGTGCTTCTTAACGGGTTGCCCGCCATCTCTCCTCTTAATCGccattggaattttatttggggttttgtttatactTTTTACGCCCATTGCCTTCCCTCTTTTTTATTACTGAGATTAtacaaatcaaatatgattttcattggagtttattttttactttctagaagtcccaccaaccCCCGTGATCGTGCTGTTACAATGGCCTGTCCATTGTCCCTCGTCTTAATTGTCATTGGATTCtattttgggttttgtttatagtttttagatatcCCATCAACCACTGCCACCCTACTCTTTTACAGTCTCGTTGCTTCTCCcctctttattttcatttgcCATCGTTGTGTTTTTAGATGGATTGTGTtttatttccatattttttattcagATATTATGttgtttataaattttattcctacttgaactcctttaattgtttttaattttttagaatttaatttattttttattccaaaatttaattaaactcgTGCTCTAGATGATCTCTTCTTtcagtattgcttattttttattccgaattttagttattttaaattgtatgtCCATAtgaactcttatttttattttctaacttTAGAATTTAGTTTGGTGATGGATTgctctttcaatattcctttttgttaatttcgaatttgagttatttctaaattgtaatcCTACTTATAATATCTTTTTTtgtaatttcagaatttattttattttatttttcattccaacatttaattaatcttgtgttGTGTTTTGAATGGCCTCTTCTTTCAATATCCTAACTTATTATTCCAAATTGATAATTCTAGGCTTATAGAGTTCTGAACTGCATGTTTTCAAAGTATGGTACATGGATGGATTGTTAATTTGGTTAGGACATGGTATTTCTTAGTActctcagttttttttaactaactaatatcatataaaaatataggagtattttttaataaaaatattgacATATATAGGCTTTCTAGCATTTATGATTAGAAACTTGAGAGGAAAGAGAACCCATCTATATATGTGTATTTGAAAATTAGCATGTGTTAGTCAATAAAAACTTATTGTAATTATATTAGAGAATAGGATTACTGCTAAAAGTTTTAGCTTTTCATTTGAATCCGGTGTCATGGAGGACTTGTCCTGTCCTGTTGCTAGACCTTCATAGCTaggattccaaaaaaaaaacgtgtCATGTTGTTGTGTGGCTTTGCTGAGTTGGGAGTCCGACTGCAAACATGACTATGAGAAGGACATGTATACTgcgtagtatttttttttttatttatataccTATACAATCAATCTTAACCGTTATAATATAGATCCACTATgagaatatatttttctttttatttcaaattttaattaatctcgtattggatttaTAGATGGACTCTTATTTCaattttgcttatttttaattccgaatttcaattattctTAGATTGTACTTCTATTTGGActcttcatttctttttcttcgattaacgtGGTAATTTCTAGGCCTCTACGGCGAACGTGGTGCTTCCTTTTtgagctgtcttaataatataatagatagatagatagattctCGGTCCACAGACATAGATGGGCCGGATTAAACTGTTTTGCACGTAGTTGTCTATGAACAAAGAATATCCCAAATCTAAGCATTTATGCCAAATCTTCATTGTTGATTGTACATTTGTACTTGTGCATTCACCGAATTAACGATGTGTGATAACAAACACGTTCTTAGTGTCTTTCTGCCAAAAACATGTCCTTATTGTCTTGTGTTGATTAGGACAGAAGCATGTTACGATTGCCCCTCAATACGTTCACACGATCTGACCGGGGCTAACGAGAGATGGCGACTATTCATGCAGGGTTTCCGGAAGGTGGTGCCCGATCGGTGGGAGTTCGCCAACGGCAACTTCCGGCGAGGCGAGCAAGGCCTCCTCTCCGGCATCCGCCGCCGCAAGGCGACGACGCCTCAGTCCTCCAAATCCTGCGGCAGCGGCGTCAACGTCGCGTTccctccgccgctgccccctctgcccccggcgccgtcggcgaccaCGTCCAGCGGCAACGACcgcagctcctcctccgcgtcctcgccgccgcgggcggaCATCACCAGCGAGAACGAGCAGCTCAGGAAGGACAACCAAACGCTGACGACGGAGCTGGCGCGGGCTCGGCGACACTGCGAGGAGCTTCTGGGCTTCCTGTCGCGCTTCCTCGACGTCCGGCAGCTCGATCTCCGGCTGCTCATGCAGGAAGACatgcgagcggcggccggcggcgtcggcggcgagcagcgcgagcaAGAGCACGCCCGGGAGGAGAAGTGCGTGAAGCTGTTCGGCGTGCTCCTCGACGACACCCATGGCGCCGCCACGAGGAAGAGGGCGCGgtgcgaggaggcggcggccagcgaGCGGCCGATCAAGATGATCAGGATCGGCGAGCCTTGGGTCAGCGTTCCATCGTCGGGGCCGGCGCGGTGTGGCGGCGACAACTGAAGTCCAAACTTGTGCATGCCACGGCCATGACCTGATCGACCAGGCGAACGGCAAGCAGAAGGCATGCATGGTGAGGTTGGTGGCAAGAATGGTCCGATCAACCAAGTCATTAGGTAAAACGAGACGAATTAAGCACGCCAAATACGTGCGGCCCTGTGTTAATCACGGGTTGCTACCATGCTAGTAGTAAGGTAGGAACAGTAGGAGGAGTCAAGGCTGACCGAAGCGAAGCAGCCGGCTCTTGTGTCTGGACGTTGTTTCAGTTAACACTGAAAGCTTCACCTTGCTATGGATTAtacattttttagataatggaatataatatcccggtCTTTAATTAAAAGAGCTACagttaattattacatagtAGTTTTCA comes from the Oryza glaberrima chromosome 9, OglaRS2, whole genome shotgun sequence genome and includes:
- the LOC127784792 gene encoding heat stress transcription factor B-1, whose product is MAAAEAAAAVGKQQQKGGGGRGGGGGGPAPFLTKTHQMVEESATDEVISWGKEGRSFVVWKPVEFARDLLPLHFKHCNFSSFVRQLNTYGFRKVVPDRWEFANGNFRRGEQGLLSGIRRRKATTPQSSKSCGSGVNVAFPPPLPPLPPAPSATTSSGNDRSSSSASSPPRADITSENEQLRKDNQTLTTELARARRHCEELLGFLSRFLDVRQLDLRLLMQEDMRAAAGGVGGEQREQEHAREEKCVKLFGVLLDDTHGAATRKRARCEEAAASERPIKMIRIGEPWVSVPSSGPARCGGDN